The DNA region TAGTGTATCATTACGAGGTGAGGGTTCAAATAACCCAGTATTAAAAGACAATAATATGTTTATTGCAATATTTAACGATTTTTATCATAATTTATCACATAAAAAAAGACATTTTAGATTTGAATTTAGTAATGAAATTCCTCTTTCACGTGGACTTGGAAGTTCTTCTGCTGTAATTGTTTCAGCAATTGCTAGTGCTTATGCAATTGAAGGAATAAAATTAGAAAAAGAAAAGTTATTAAATTTAGCACTTGCATATGAGAATCATCCAGATAATATTACGCCTGCTGTTATGGGTGGATTTAATGTTGCAACAGTACAAGATAATGAAGTGAAATATATAAAAAAGAATATGCCAAATAACTTAAAATCAATTGTAGTTATTCCTAATAGACCTATGTCTACGCAATTATCGCGAAAATCACTTCCTTATAAATATTCAAAAGAAGATACAATATTTAATATTTCTCATTCTTCTTTACTTACAGCAGCATTTATTAGTCAAGATTGGGAGATGCTAAGAACTGCATCTTTGGATAAAATCCATCAAAAATATAGAATGAAACAGATGCCAGAATTATTTGATGTTCAAAAAACATCTCTTAAAAATGGTTCTTTAATGAGTACATTATCTGGTTCAGGTTCAACACTATTCTCATTATGTTATAAAGAAGACGCACAAAGATTAGAACGTGAGTTAAAGAAAAAGTTTCCTCATTTTAAAGTTCTATCATGTAACTTTGACAATGATGGCGTAAGAGTAGAAGATTAAAAACTATACAATTAAGTAAAAATTAGGTATAATATTGGCTATTTTGAAAAAACCTATTCGAACATGTATCATTTGTAGGAATAAATTTCATCAAAATGATATGCTTCGTTTGAAGTGTGAAGATAAAAAACTTGTACCATTTGATAGTAATGGCAGAAGTTTTTATATCTGTAATGATTGTGTTTCAATACTAGAACATTCGCAAAACAATCAAAAAGAATACAAAAAACTAGAAAAAGCACTTTTTAGAGAGTGTAGAAATAAAGACGACTATATAGGACAACTTAAGGAGATATTAACGCATGTCAGATAACGTAAGAGTATATGAAATTGCTGAAGAGGCAGGGGCTAGTAGTAATGAAGTAATTACTAAAGCTAAAGATTTAGGGATTGAGCTTAAATCACCTCAAAGTGCAGTTTCATTTGAAGATGCAGAAGAAATTGCTAATTATATAATGACTGGTAAAAGTAAAAAACTTCCATCTAAACCAGTACCAAAAATAAAAAAAGCAACACCAAAAAAAGTAGAAGAAAAAACTGCACCTAAAGAAGAAATAAAAGAAGAAGTTAAACCTGTTCAAAAAGAAGAGGTAAAACCTGTTCAAGAAGTAAAAAAAGTAGAAGAACCTAAAGCTGAAGAGAAACCTGCAGTAAAAGAAGAACCTAAAGCTGAAGAAAAAAGCGTTAAGAGTATAACTCCTACTAAGATTATTCCTAAAAGAAGAGGTCTTAAAATTATTAAGAAGAAGAAACCAAAAGAGGTTCCTACTCCTGTGTCAAATGACACATCAATTGATACACAGCCTAAAAAAGCAATGAAATCATTGAGTGAGATTTTAGGTGGAAATGATTTATCTGATACTGCTAAAAAAGCAAATAAAGAAAATGCTCCTACTAGTAAAAAGAAAGACAAGAAAAAGAGTGTTGCAAAATCACATGATCATGGAAAAGTAATAGAACTAGATAGAGGAAGAAATGATTTCTCAAATACAAAAGTAATCAAAAATGATGATTCAAATGAGTCTTTATTAGGTGAAGAAGTATTTTTATTAGATATGGATATTACTGATAAATCAAAATTATTAGATGAACCAAAACCTCAAAATAATGATAAAAAACAATCAAGAAGTTCTAGACCTGCTGCCTTTGGAAATAGACCACAAGGTTTAAAAAGAGGTAAAAGAAAGAAAAGAGTTAAAAGAATTGAAGAAACTGTAGAAATTACAGAAGTAACAATTCCTGAAGACGTAAGAGTATATGAATTTGCAGAGGCTTGTGGAAAATCAGCTTCTGAAGTAATCACTGTACTATTTGGTCTTGGTATGATGGTAACTAAAAATGATTTCCTTAAACAAGATGAATTAGAAATTCTTGGTGAAGAATTTGAAATTGAAGTTACAGTAAAAGATGCTTTAGAAGAAGTTAATTATGTAGAAGAATACCAAGATGAAGAAATTGACGATTCTAATTTTGTAACAAGACCTCCTGTTGTTACAATTATGGGACATGTTGATCATGGTAAAACTTCATTATTAGATAAAATCAGATCTTCTAAAATTGCATCTGGTGAAGCTGGTGGAATTACTCAACATATTTCATCTTATACAATTACAAAAAATGGTGAAAAAATTACATTTGTAGATACTCCTGGACATGCTGCCTTCTCTGCTATGAGATCAAGAGGTGCTAGTGTAACTGATGTTATTATTATAGTTGTTGCTGCTGATGATGGTGTTAAGCCTCAAACAGAAGAAGTAATTTCTCATGCGAAAGCATCTGGTTGTCCAATTATTGTTGCTGTTAACAAAATAGATAAAGAGACTGCAAACATGGATATGGTTAAGGCTCAAATGGCTGAGAGAGAAATGACTCCAGTTGATTGGGGTGGAGATATTGAGTTTATTGGTGTTTCTGCATTAACAGGTGAAGGTATTGATGATTTATTAGAAAATATTTTACTTCAATCTGAAATTTTAGAGCTTCAAGCAGATCCTACTGCAAAGGCAAAAGCGACTGTTGTTGAGTCTTCTTTAGAAAAAGGAAGAGGACCAGTTGCAACTGTTATTGTTCAAAATGGTACTTTAAAAGTTGGTGATAATATTGTATGTGATACTACGTATGGTAGAGTAAAAGCAATTACAAATGATATGGGTAAACCAATCAAAGAATTAGGACTTTCTGAAACTGGTAATGTTTTAGGTTTAAATGAAGTTCCTACTTCAGGTTCGTTCTTAGTTGCACAAGATTCTGATAAAGAAGCTAGAGAAATTGCAAATACAAGAGCAGAACATGCAAGAGCTAAAGAGCTTTCTAAATCTACTAAAGTTTCTCTTGAAGAGATGAGTGGATTAATTGCAGAAGGTAAAATCAAAGCACTTCCAGTAATTATTAAAACTGATGTAGGTGGTTCTTTAGAAGCTATTAAAGGTTCATTAGAAAAAATCCAAAATGAAGAAGTAAAAGTAAAAGTAATTCACGCTGGTGTTGGTGGAATTACTGAATCTGATTTAGTTCTTGCTGGTGCATCTGAGGGATGTATTATCTTAGGATTTAATGTAAGACCTACTGGTTCTGTTAAACAAAAAGCAAAAGCTGATGGAATAGCTATTAATACATATACAATTATTTATGATTTAATTGATGATGTTAAAGATGCTCTTTCTGGTATGATGAGTGCAGTTATTAGAGAAGAGAATACTGGACAAGCTGAAGTTAGAGATACATTCGTTGTACCAAAAATTGGTACAGTTGCAGGTTGTTTAGTAACTGATGGAAAAGTAATCAGAGGTGGACATGCAAGAATCATTAGAGAAGGTATCGTAACTTATACTGGTAAGATTTCAAGTCTTAAGAGATTTAAAGATGATGTTAAAGAAGTTGCAAACGGTTATGAATGTGGTATTATGTTTGATAAATTTAATGATATTAAAGTTGGTGATTTCATTGAAACATTTATTCAGATTGAAGAAAAAGTTCATATCGACGATTAATATAAAGATAAGATATTGAAAAGTATAAATATACAAAGAACAGAGTCTTTATTAATGGAGTTAGTTCCTGAAGCCTTATCAACTCTTAGTGATAGTAGAATTAACTCTTTACCAATTACAGGTGTAAACTGTAAAAATGGTAAATATGATGCAACAGTATACTTTGATGGAAGTGATTTTGAACAAAAAGAAATACCTGGAGTTATATCTGCTTTAACAAAAGCAAATGGTAGAATAAAATCATATGTTTTAAGTAGTACAGGTTGGTATAAGTGTCCTACATTTAAATTTGTTAATGACACTTCATTAGAATCTTCAAAAAATATTGAAGATTTGTTTAGACAAATTGAAAAAGATAAAAAGAGTGAATCATGAATTTAGAAGAATCAATTGAAATAGCAGTTCAAGGTTGTGATGCTGAGCTTTATGATATTGTTACAACAAAAGAACATGATAGAAATATTTTTAGAATTTATGTAACAGCTCCAGATGGAATTTCACTAGATAAATGTGCAGAAATTTCTAGAATGATTTCTCCAATTTTAGATATTGAAGAACCAATGCATGGAAATTATAATTTAGAAGTAAGTTCTCCTGGTATTGAAAGAAAATTAAAGAAACCGCAGCATTATAAAGCCTCTGTTGGTGAAAATGTTAGAGTAAAAGATTTTAATAAAGATATTGTAAAAGGAAAATTAACTTTTGCAGATGAAAATGAAATAAAAGTATCTACAGACCATGGTGAAGAAATAATAAGCTATGATGAAATATCAGCAGCTTCTACTTACTATGAGTGGTAAAATATAAAAGAATTTTAAATAAAAAGGAAGTTGATTTTCAACTTCCTTTTTTTATATCTAAAAATAAGTAAAAAAGAGAGAATACGTGAAAATAGATGATAATTTTTATATGAAACTTGCTATTGATGAAGCATGGAAATATCAGTTTCTAACCTATCCTAATCCTGCTGTTGGTTGTGTAGTAGTTAAAAATGGAGAAATATTATCTATTGAAGCACATAAAGAGGCTGGTCTAGCTCATGCTGAAGTAAATGCATTAAAAGCTGCATATTTAAAAAAACATCCAAATGATGTACTTAAAACAAAAAATAATGCTTTCGATATACATGAATATCTAATAAAAAAACATAAGGGATTTTTTGAAGATTGTGAAGTATATGTGACCTTAGAACCATGTAATCATGTAGGAAAAACCCCCTCTTGTGCAAACCTCCTAAAAGAGTTAAAACCCAAAAGAGTAATTCTAGGACATGAGGACATAAATAAAGAAGCCTCGGGAGGCTGTGAAACACTTAAAAATGTAAATATAGAGGTTAGTACTAATTGTATGAAAAAAGAAGCCTATGACCTTTTATATCCATTTATAAAGTGGACAAGTGGAACATTTATATTTTATAAAATGGCACAAACACTAAATGGTTCTATAGATGGACAAATATCAGGAAATCAAGCTAAAGCATATGTACATAGCCTACGAGATAAAATTGATTTGATGATTATAGGTGGAAATACAGTTAGAACTGATAAACCAACTTTAGATGCAAGATATATTGCAGGGCGGGCTCCAAATATAATGATATATTCAAAAAACAAAGTTTTTGATAATAATATACCACTATTTAAAATACCGAATAGAGAAGTGATTATAAGTGATGACTTATTTAAACTTTTGGATTACAAGTTTGTGATGGTAGAAGGTGTTTATAATTTAATGGAAGTTTTAAAAGAGAGATTAGATTTAATTGTGTTAGTTGTGAGTCCTAAGATTAGAAAAGGGATTAATGCTTTATCTGAGATTGATATTGATTTTGAGATTGTTCATGAGAATTATATTGGGGATGAGAAGATTATTTATCTTAGACGAATAAACTAAATTTTATAGGAATTGAAATGAGAATATTTTTTTTATTTATTGGAATAAGTTTTATTGCAATAGTATTTTTTAATGATAATATTAATAGTAGCAATCCATATGATATTAAAATAAATGATGATTATGTAAAAAAAGAACTAATCTCAAAAGATGGCAAAGTAAAAATAGTTTTAACAATAGAAGAGTATGGAGGAGCAACAGGTTCATTTAGAAATAAGCTTTATATTGCAAATATTAAAAATGATAAATTGGAGAATATAAAATTGATACTTGAAGCTGATAGTATAGTTATTAAATCTATTGAATGGACAAGTTTAAACACAGTAAATATAGAAAGTTCTGTAGGTAAAGTTTTCCATTTTTCAAATTATTGGTGGAATAAAAAGAATAAATTAACTTATTATATGAATCTATCAACAAAAAATTAAAATAATATAGCTTTGGTCAAGGTACAATTTGATTTTTTGTTTCGTTTTTTAAAAAATGAAAGGAAAAGATTCTAAAAGTTTGTTTTTATATATAAATTTATAAAGATTAAATTTCTAAAAAAGAAGCTTTAAGATAGTTCTTTTCTCACAATGCCTTGCTTCGTTTTACTCAGCTTCGACAATACTCTCTATCGAGCAAGTTCACATCGGCTTCGTATGTTTTTTCTTAAAAAACAAATACTCCGCTTAAATAGCTAAAAGAGTGAAACTCTTCACTCTTTTTTAATGCTATTTAACTTTTTCTAGATACTCACCAGTTCTCGTGTCACATTTAATAATATCACCTTCGATTAAGTGAAATGGTATTTGAACTACAGCACCACATTCAAGAGTTGCTGGTTTTTTACCACCTTGTGAATCACCTTTGAAGTTAGGTGGAGTTTCTACAATTTTCATTTCAACAGTCATTGGTGGTTCAACAGTAATTGCTTCACCTTTAAAGAACATCATTTCAACATTCATTCCATCGATAATCCATTTTTCAGTATCACCAACTTGATCATATGTTAAACCTATTTGATCATAAGTATCTGTATCCATAAATTGTAACATTTCACCATCGTCATATAAAAACTGCATAGTTTTTTGTTGTAAATCTGGAATTCCAAATTTATCACCTGCGTGAAATGTTTTTTCAATAGTTTTTGCATTTAGGTAGTTTTTGATTTTACATCTTACAAATGCAGCACCTTTACCAGGTTTAACATGTGCATAGTCTGTAATTTTATATGGAATACCATCCACTTCAATTTTCATACCTTTTTTTAAGTCACTCATTCCTAAAGCCATAGGTTCTCCTTAAATTTCTGCGTAAGCTACAGAAATAGCAGCTTCAAGAGTTTTGATTTGTTCTAAAATATCACTTTTGATAGATTCATCAACTAAAATTACAGCTAATGCAGAATCTTTTCCACGTGCAAGTCTAAAGTCCGAGATATTAATATTATTATCTCCTAGAATTTGACCTACATGTCCAATAAAACCAGGGATATCTGAGTTTCTTAATAAAATCATTTTCCCTTTAGGTTCAACATCAAAATCGAAACCATTTAATTCTACAATTCTTTGTACATCTTCATCAAACACAGTACCAGAAATAGTATTTACACCTTTTTCTGTTGTTATTTTTACAGTAACTTTATTACTGTATCCACTACAATGGTTGATTTCACAAGAATCAAATTTAATACCTTTTTCTTCTGCTAAGAATTTTGCATTTACGTAGTTTACTTCATCTCCTGCTGAAACACTTAATGCTCCAACAGTAGCAAATGTACATAAAGATTCTAAATATTCTTTAATTTCACCATGTGCACAAACTGAAATAGATCTAATTGCAGATTTATCTGATTGCGCAGAAAGAAATGCCATCTTTTGAGTTAATTCAATATATGGCTTAACAAATGATGGGATTTTACTCTCATCAATTGGTAAGTTAAGAGCATTTGGATATGCAATACCTCTTGCAGATTCAATAGCATTTTCAGCTGCTTGAGTTGCAATTTTTCTTTGAGATTCTCTTGTATTTGCACCTAAGTGAGCAGTTACAGTAATATTTGGTAAATCTAAAAGTTTATTGTCAGTTGCAGGTTCTTTGATAAATACATCAATTCCTGCCATTGCAATTTTCCCAGATTTAAGGTTATTATATAATGCATCTTCATTATATAATCCACCTCTTGCACAGTTGATTAGGATAACTCCATCTTTCATCTTTGCAATTTCTTCTTCACCAATCATATTGATTGTTTCTGGATTTTTTGGAGTATGTATTGTAATAATATCACAGTCTAAAATATCATTAAAATCTGTTGTATATCCAATACCTAAATCAGTTGCTTTTGTTGAAGGAATATATGGGTCGTAAGTTATTACGTCCATTTCAAATGATTTAGCTCTTAATGCAACTCTATGCCCAATGTTACCAAAACCGATAACACCAAGTTTTTTACCATAAAGTTCATTTCCATACCAATCTTCTCTTTTCCATACTCGGTCTTGTTTCAATTGGTTATGTGCATAAGGAAATTTTCTCATACAAGATAGCATGTGCGCCATAGTTAATTCAACAGCAGCAATCGTGTTTGCTGTTGGAACGTTCATAGCAATGATTCCTCTTTTGCTACAACCTTCCATATCAACGTTATCATAACCTACACCTGCTCTAATAATAGCTTTTAGGTTAACTGCCGCACTTAAAAATTTCTCATCAACATCAGTTGAACTTCTAGTAATTGCTACGTCTGCATCTTTAACTACATCTAAAAGTGCAGTTTTATCAATATCAGCAGCATATACATAGTTGATATCTTCTGTATTTTGTAAGATATTTAAACCATCTTCATGAATATGATCGCAAACTACGATTGTATGTTTACTCATTTTATAAAAATCCTTAATTATTTAATTTGATCTTTTAATAAATCACCTAAAGTCATTGATGAATCATCATTAACAGCTTTTAGTACTTCTCTTTCTTGTTGTTGCTCTAATCTTTTTACAGATAATCTAACTCTATTTTTTCTAGTATCAATATTTACAACAACAGCTTCCAGCTCATCACCTGCATTAACTTCTTCATTTTCTAGTGGTCCAAAGTCTTCGTTTCTAATAAGTCCGTCTAAGTTATCTTCTAATTTAATGAAAATACCAAAGTCTTTTTTATCTTTAACAGCACCTTTTACAATATCACCAATTTTATGAGTATTTTGGAAGTTTTTAGCTGGAGAGTCAGCAATTTCTTTAACTGATAATGAGATATTTTCTTTTTCTCTATCAATTTTGATAATCTTAACTTCTACTTCGTCACCTTTTTTGTAAAGTGATTTACATTTAGCATTTGATTCCCAAGATGCTTCTTCGTTATGTAATAATCCATCAACTTCACCAATAGTAACAAATGCACCAAAGTCAGTTAAAGTAGCAATTTTACCATTTACAACATCACCAACTTTAAATTCTTTAGTGAATTTAGCGAATGGTTTTTCTTGTAAGTTTTTTAAAGATACTCTTAATCTTTTTTGCTCAACATTTAATTCAATAACTTCAACATTAACTTCTTCACCTAATGTTAATAAATCTTTTGGATTTTTAAGGTTTTTATTCCATGAAATTTCAGAAATATGTAATAAACCTTCGATGTCATTCCCTAAGTCAACAAATGCACCATATGATTCAAAGTTAGAAACAGTAACAGTAATTGTATCACCAACTTCTAATTCGTCTTTGATTTCTTCCCAAGGGTTTGCAAGTGCAGCTTTGATTGATAATGATAAGTGTTGTTTTGCTTTATCGTAAGATAATACAACAACAGAAACTTCATCACCTTCATCATAGTAATTAGCTGGGTTAACTGGACCTTTGTAAGAGATTTCATTGTAGTTAACTAAACCATCAATTCCACCTAAATCAATAAACATACCATAAGAAGTAATTTTCTTAACAATTCCGTTTACTGGCTCATTTTTCTCTAAGATTTCATTTACTTTTGCATCTTTTTGTAATTTTGATTCTTCAATTAATTTTTTTCTAGATACAATAATTGAGTTTTGTGCAGCATTTACTTTTAAAACTTTTGCTTTAACTTTTTTCCCAACTGCACCATGAGTTTTTAAGTAAGATTGAGCCATAGGCATGAAGTATTCTAACCCAGTTTCATCTTCAATAATAAATCCACCTCTGTTTTTAACAGAAATGATTTTACCTTCGATTGTAACTTCTTCTACATCTTCACCGTGTTCTTTTACAAACGTGTCAAATTTCTCTTTTTGAAGAACTTTTTTATAAGAAATAGATGGTCTTTCACCTTTATTTCCCATTAACATTACAGGGATTGTATCCCCATCTTTGAATTGTACTTCACCATTAATTGTAATTTCAGAAAGGTATAACTTTCCTTCAATTTTTTGACCAACGTCAACAAGTACACTATCACCAGTAATTTCTACAATTACACCATCAACTACAGAGTTGTTTTCAGCATTCTCAAAAGACTCATTAAGCATTTGCTCAAAGTCAAAGTCTTCACCAATTTCAATATCTTCGATACCCATTTTATTCCTTCGTATTAACCGTTTTTTATTAAATGGTGATGATTATATCGAAATTTTACTTAAATGTAATTTTTTAGTATTTTTCTATTTCATTTACTACTTGTTGAATTATCCAGTCAGGGGTCGAAGCTCCAGCAGTTATACCACATAAAGTTTTGTTTTTGAACCATGAAGAATCAAGTTCAGAAGAGTTTTCAATTAAATAAGAATTTTTACAACTTTCTAAACAAATTGAATGAAGTTGTTTTGTATTTGAAGAGTTTTTACCTCCAATTACAACCATGATATCTACCTCTTTTGATAGTTCACGTGCTGCATCTTGATTTTCAAATGTTGCATCACAAATTGTATTAAATACTC from Arcobacter sp. LA11 includes:
- a CDS encoding 30S ribosomal protein S1, whose translation is MGIEDIEIGEDFDFEQMLNESFENAENNSVVDGVIVEITGDSVLVDVGQKIEGKLYLSEITINGEVQFKDGDTIPVMLMGNKGERPSISYKKVLQKEKFDTFVKEHGEDVEEVTIEGKIISVKNRGGFIIEDETGLEYFMPMAQSYLKTHGAVGKKVKAKVLKVNAAQNSIIVSRKKLIEESKLQKDAKVNEILEKNEPVNGIVKKITSYGMFIDLGGIDGLVNYNEISYKGPVNPANYYDEGDEVSVVVLSYDKAKQHLSLSIKAALANPWEEIKDELEVGDTITVTVSNFESYGAFVDLGNDIEGLLHISEISWNKNLKNPKDLLTLGEEVNVEVIELNVEQKRLRVSLKNLQEKPFAKFTKEFKVGDVVNGKIATLTDFGAFVTIGEVDGLLHNEEASWESNAKCKSLYKKGDEVEVKIIKIDREKENISLSVKEIADSPAKNFQNTHKIGDIVKGAVKDKKDFGIFIKLEDNLDGLIRNEDFGPLENEEVNAGDELEAVVVNIDTRKNRVRLSVKRLEQQQEREVLKAVNDDSSMTLGDLLKDQIK
- the ribD gene encoding bifunctional diaminohydroxyphosphoribosylaminopyrimidine deaminase/5-amino-6-(5-phosphoribosylamino)uracil reductase RibD, with protein sequence MKIDDNFYMKLAIDEAWKYQFLTYPNPAVGCVVVKNGEILSIEAHKEAGLAHAEVNALKAAYLKKHPNDVLKTKNNAFDIHEYLIKKHKGFFEDCEVYVTLEPCNHVGKTPSCANLLKELKPKRVILGHEDINKEASGGCETLKNVNIEVSTNCMKKEAYDLLYPFIKWTSGTFIFYKMAQTLNGSIDGQISGNQAKAYVHSLRDKIDLMIIGGNTVRTDKPTLDARYIAGRAPNIMIYSKNKVFDNNIPLFKIPNREVIISDDLFKLLDYKFVMVEGVYNLMEVLKERLDLIVLVVSPKIRKGINALSEIDIDFEIVHENYIGDEKIIYLRRIN
- a CDS encoding DUF448 domain-containing protein; amino-acid sequence: MKKPIRTCIICRNKFHQNDMLRLKCEDKKLVPFDSNGRSFYICNDCVSILEHSQNNQKEYKKLEKALFRECRNKDDYIGQLKEILTHVR
- the rimP gene encoding ribosome maturation factor RimP, which translates into the protein MNLEESIEIAVQGCDAELYDIVTTKEHDRNIFRIYVTAPDGISLDKCAEISRMISPILDIEEPMHGNYNLEVSSPGIERKLKKPQHYKASVGENVRVKDFNKDIVKGKLTFADENEIKVSTDHGEEIISYDEISAASTYYEW
- the thrB gene encoding homoserine kinase — protein: MKISVPATSANLGPGFDTLGLAISLHNQVIIKPSKFHSVSLRGEGSNNPVLKDNNMFIAIFNDFYHNLSHKKRHFRFEFSNEIPLSRGLGSSSAVIVSAIASAYAIEGIKLEKEKLLNLALAYENHPDNITPAVMGGFNVATVQDNEVKYIKKNMPNNLKSIVVIPNRPMSTQLSRKSLPYKYSKEDTIFNISHSSLLTAAFISQDWEMLRTASLDKIHQKYRMKQMPELFDVQKTSLKNGSLMSTLSGSGSTLFSLCYKEDAQRLERELKKKFPHFKVLSCNFDNDGVRVED
- the rbfA gene encoding 30S ribosome-binding factor RbfA, whose amino-acid sequence is MKSINIQRTESLLMELVPEALSTLSDSRINSLPITGVNCKNGKYDATVYFDGSDFEQKEIPGVISALTKANGRIKSYVLSSTGWYKCPTFKFVNDTSLESSKNIEDLFRQIEKDKKSES
- the infB gene encoding translation initiation factor IF-2, which encodes MSDNVRVYEIAEEAGASSNEVITKAKDLGIELKSPQSAVSFEDAEEIANYIMTGKSKKLPSKPVPKIKKATPKKVEEKTAPKEEIKEEVKPVQKEEVKPVQEVKKVEEPKAEEKPAVKEEPKAEEKSVKSITPTKIIPKRRGLKIIKKKKPKEVPTPVSNDTSIDTQPKKAMKSLSEILGGNDLSDTAKKANKENAPTSKKKDKKKSVAKSHDHGKVIELDRGRNDFSNTKVIKNDDSNESLLGEEVFLLDMDITDKSKLLDEPKPQNNDKKQSRSSRPAAFGNRPQGLKRGKRKKRVKRIEETVEITEVTIPEDVRVYEFAEACGKSASEVITVLFGLGMMVTKNDFLKQDELEILGEEFEIEVTVKDALEEVNYVEEYQDEEIDDSNFVTRPPVVTIMGHVDHGKTSLLDKIRSSKIASGEAGGITQHISSYTITKNGEKITFVDTPGHAAFSAMRSRGASVTDVIIIVVAADDGVKPQTEEVISHAKASGCPIIVAVNKIDKETANMDMVKAQMAEREMTPVDWGGDIEFIGVSALTGEGIDDLLENILLQSEILELQADPTAKAKATVVESSLEKGRGPVATVIVQNGTLKVGDNIVCDTTYGRVKAITNDMGKPIKELGLSETGNVLGLNEVPTSGSFLVAQDSDKEAREIANTRAEHARAKELSKSTKVSLEEMSGLIAEGKIKALPVIIKTDVGGSLEAIKGSLEKIQNEEVKVKVIHAGVGGITESDLVLAGASEGCIILGFNVRPTGSVKQKAKADGIAINTYTIIYDLIDDVKDALSGMMSAVIREENTGQAEVRDTFVVPKIGTVAGCLVTDGKVIRGGHARIIREGIVTYTGKISSLKRFKDDVKEVANGYECGIMFDKFNDIKVGDFIETFIQIEEKVHIDD
- the efp gene encoding elongation factor P, whose translation is MALGMSDLKKGMKIEVDGIPYKITDYAHVKPGKGAAFVRCKIKNYLNAKTIEKTFHAGDKFGIPDLQQKTMQFLYDDGEMLQFMDTDTYDQIGLTYDQVGDTEKWIIDGMNVEMMFFKGEAITVEPPMTVEMKIVETPPNFKGDSQGGKKPATLECGAVVQIPFHLIEGDIIKCDTRTGEYLEKVK
- the serA gene encoding phosphoglycerate dehydrogenase, with protein sequence MSKHTIVVCDHIHEDGLNILQNTEDINYVYAADIDKTALLDVVKDADVAITRSSTDVDEKFLSAAVNLKAIIRAGVGYDNVDMEGCSKRGIIAMNVPTANTIAAVELTMAHMLSCMRKFPYAHNQLKQDRVWKREDWYGNELYGKKLGVIGFGNIGHRVALRAKSFEMDVITYDPYIPSTKATDLGIGYTTDFNDILDCDIITIHTPKNPETINMIGEEEIAKMKDGVILINCARGGLYNEDALYNNLKSGKIAMAGIDVFIKEPATDNKLLDLPNITVTAHLGANTRESQRKIATQAAENAIESARGIAYPNALNLPIDESKIPSFVKPYIELTQKMAFLSAQSDKSAIRSISVCAHGEIKEYLESLCTFATVGALSVSAGDEVNYVNAKFLAEEKGIKFDSCEINHCSGYSNKVTVKITTEKGVNTISGTVFDEDVQRIVELNGFDFDVEPKGKMILLRNSDIPGFIGHVGQILGDNNINISDFRLARGKDSALAVILVDESIKSDILEQIKTLEAAISVAYAEI